A region from the Acidimicrobiales bacterium genome encodes:
- the nuoK gene encoding NADH-quinone oxidoreductase subunit NuoK, which produces MLLNQFLLLGAILFCIGVYGVLARRNGVLVLMSIELILNAVNINLIAFGSMAGGDAMLVGQVFALFVVAVAAAEVGVGLAIILLIYRNRRSVDIDDVDLMKG; this is translated from the coding sequence ATGCTTCTCAACCAGTTCCTCCTCCTCGGCGCCATCTTGTTCTGCATCGGCGTGTACGGCGTGCTCGCCCGTCGCAACGGCGTGCTCGTGCTCATGTCGATCGAGCTGATCCTCAACGCCGTGAACATCAACCTCATCGCCTTCGGCTCCATGGCCGGCGGCGACGCCATGCTCGTGGGGCAGGTCTTCGCCCTCTTCGTGGTGGCCGTGGCCGCCGCTGAGGTCGGCGTCGGCCTGGCGATCATCCTGCTCATCTACCGCAACCGCCGCAGCGTCGACATCGATGACGTCGACCTGATGAAGGGCTGA
- a CDS encoding NADH-quinone oxidoreductase subunit J, translating to MIAQNVAFGILAAAAVLAALRVVTTKNVVHAALYLVMVLASVGALYILLVAEFIAAVQVLVYIGAIVVLFLFGVMLTRAPLGDEGGLDNDQRGIAAITALFLLGVLSFALIDAFGDDRLPDLAGESRAQLTAERGTDAVGDMLFANFLVPFQAVGVLLLAALVGAIVLARRD from the coding sequence ATGATCGCCCAGAACGTCGCCTTCGGCATCCTGGCCGCCGCCGCGGTCCTCGCCGCCCTCCGGGTGGTCACCACCAAGAACGTGGTGCACGCCGCGCTGTACCTGGTGATGGTGCTGGCCAGCGTCGGTGCGCTGTACATCCTGCTGGTGGCCGAGTTCATCGCCGCCGTGCAGGTGCTGGTCTACATCGGCGCCATCGTCGTGCTCTTCCTCTTCGGTGTGATGTTGACGCGCGCTCCCCTCGGTGACGAGGGCGGCCTCGACAACGACCAGCGGGGCATCGCCGCGATCACCGCCCTGTTCCTCCTCGGTGTGCTGAGCTTCGCCCTGATCGATGCCTTCGGCGACGACCGCCTGCCCGACCTCGCCGGCGAGAGCCGGGCGCAGCTCACCGCCGAGCGGGGCACCGACGCCGTTGGCGACATGCTCTTCGCCAACTTCCTCGTGCCCTTCCAGGCCGTCGGCGTCCTGCTCCTGGCTGCCCTCGTCGGCGCCATCGTCCTGGCTCGTCGGGACTGA
- a CDS encoding complex I subunit 1 family protein, whose amino-acid sequence MIDPVLAISLSDYWVQTAIKVGVVLAIIPAGALILGYVFLLKMMSHMQSRVGPMEAGPHGVLQLVADGVKFIQKEDIFPARADRWVFAMAPLVVLMSTFLLYVVVPVGPTLVVEDLDIGIFFALGISSLSVLGVLMAGWASANKYSLMGGLRAAGQLIAYELPLIFAVVGVVIQAETLSLQGIVMAQAEGEIFGWGGIGNPFILTQFVGFALFLVAAQAELTQPPFDMPVAESEIVGGYQVEYTGFRFLLFFIGEFGTAFAFAAIGATLFLGGWYLPGMDVTGGLFSNVLGPLVLFAKIMLVAFIIFWVRFTYPRLREDQLQSFAWKYLIELSLLNIFVTAVFKVVF is encoded by the coding sequence GTGATCGACCCCGTCCTGGCGATCAGCCTCTCCGACTACTGGGTCCAGACCGCCATCAAGGTGGGGGTCGTCCTCGCCATCATCCCGGCGGGCGCCCTCATCCTCGGCTACGTCTTCCTGCTGAAGATGATGAGCCACATGCAGAGCCGCGTCGGTCCGATGGAGGCCGGTCCCCACGGCGTGCTGCAGCTCGTCGCCGACGGCGTGAAGTTCATCCAGAAGGAGGACATCTTCCCGGCTCGGGCCGACCGCTGGGTCTTCGCCATGGCGCCCCTCGTGGTGCTCATGTCGACGTTCCTGCTCTACGTCGTCGTCCCCGTCGGGCCCACGCTGGTCGTCGAAGACCTCGACATCGGCATCTTCTTCGCCCTCGGCATCTCGTCGCTGTCGGTGCTCGGCGTCCTCATGGCCGGCTGGGCCTCGGCCAACAAGTACTCGCTGATGGGTGGCCTCCGTGCCGCCGGCCAGCTCATCGCCTACGAGCTCCCGCTGATATTTGCGGTCGTCGGCGTCGTCATCCAGGCCGAGACGCTCAGCCTGCAGGGCATCGTCATGGCCCAGGCCGAGGGCGAGATCTTCGGTTGGGGCGGTATCGGCAACCCGTTCATCCTCACCCAGTTCGTCGGCTTCGCCCTCTTCCTCGTCGCTGCCCAGGCCGAGCTGACCCAGCCGCCCTTCGACATGCCGGTCGCCGAGTCCGAGATCGTCGGCGGCTACCAGGTCGAGTACACGGGCTTCCGGTTCCTGCTGTTCTTCATCGGCGAGTTCGGCACCGCCTTCGCCTTCGCCGCCATCGGAGCCACCCTCTTCCTCGGCGGTTGGTACCTGCCGGGGATGGACGTCACCGGTGGGCTGTTCTCCAACGTGCTCGGCCCCCTGGTGCTCTTCGCCAAGATCATGCTGGTGGCGTTCATCATCTTCTGGGTGCGCTTCACCTACCCTCGCCTCCGCGAGGACCAGCTGCAGTCGTTCGCCTGGAAGTACCTGATCGAGCTGTCGCTGCTCAACATCTTCGTCACGGCTGTCTTCAAGGTGGTCTTCTAG
- a CDS encoding NADH-quinone oxidoreductase subunit I: MPQLPGLVKGLGVTFKTMLKPAVTTQYPHEREAPAPRARGVIALKEENCTVCMLCSRSCPDWCIYIEGHKTKAPPRREGGKTRTVQHLDRFDIDYGLCMYCGICVEVCPFDALFWSPEFEYSEMRIADLLHDKTRLGEWMETVPDNEPYEQGSEQKVKKIPR, translated from the coding sequence ATGCCCCAGCTCCCCGGCCTGGTGAAGGGCCTCGGCGTCACCTTCAAGACGATGCTGAAGCCCGCGGTCACCACGCAGTACCCCCACGAGCGCGAGGCCCCGGCGCCTCGGGCGCGTGGCGTGATCGCCCTGAAGGAGGAGAACTGCACCGTCTGCATGCTGTGCTCGCGCAGCTGTCCCGACTGGTGCATCTACATCGAGGGCCACAAGACCAAGGCGCCGCCGCGGCGTGAGGGTGGCAAGACCCGCACGGTGCAGCACCTCGACCGCTTCGACATCGACTACGGGCTGTGCATGTACTGCGGGATCTGCGTCGAGGTCTGCCCATTCGACGCCCTCTTCTGGAGCCCCGAATTCGAGTACTCCGAGATGCGCATCGCCGACCTCCTCCACGACAAGACCCGCCTCGGCGAGTGGATGGAGACCGTGCCCGACAACGAGCCCTACGAGCAGGGCTCGGAGCAGAAGGTCAAGAAGATCCCCCGATGA
- the nuoL gene encoding NADH-quinone oxidoreductase subunit L, with product MLENAWIIPALTFMSFWLILFFGKRLPKHGSEIGVGVLAVAFALSCVGVFQWLDQPEDHVVEPAGVHATDESQAGDDHALAAPVVLAGLDGTEVTAAEDDDHGGPTTIRGAVERNVTWFEIGDVEVKVGTAIDGLAVTMLFVVTLISLLVHVFSTNYMHGDPRFTFYFAGLSLFTTGMLLLVVSSSMLQLLFGWELMGLCSFMLIGHWWEEKDNSNAALKAFLTTRTGDIGLLVGISILFFAAGLTFDIASINAAALGGEIAETALLVAAVALFVAAIGKSAQFPLHTWLPDAMAGPTPVSALIHAATMVVAGVYLVARLYGVFWQAFDIGGGGVNPIAVIGGITILIAAALAFVQTDIKKVLAYSTVSQLGFMVLALGVGAWTAAIFHLFTHAFFKGLLFLGAGSVSHAVHSFDMREMGGLRKHMPTTYVTFMIGSLALAGLPPLAGFWSKDEILLGASDNGYGVFMIVGLVGAFMTAAYMTRAVYLTFFGEFRGHGHPHESPKVITVPLIVLAVLSVGAGLLNAPPLGIQAFFYATRNEVFVLAGVNHPEFSVPIAFNSIVVAVVGIAVAAVLYFGGRLPQGVTARNRAAAVGYRFLENKYYLDHLYTGVVVGSVKGSIARAANWFNQRVLDGIVNGVANGSVTSGRWIYKRIDQGVVDGAVNGAGIGAGRAGGGLRAIQNGKVQSYAALLFAGAAAFAFVLVLFVQ from the coding sequence GTGCTCGAGAACGCCTGGATCATCCCAGCCCTGACCTTCATGTCGTTCTGGCTGATCCTGTTCTTCGGCAAGCGCCTGCCGAAGCACGGGTCGGAGATCGGCGTCGGCGTGCTCGCCGTCGCGTTCGCGCTCTCCTGCGTCGGTGTCTTCCAGTGGCTCGACCAGCCCGAGGACCACGTCGTCGAGCCCGCCGGGGTCCACGCCACCGACGAGTCCCAAGCCGGCGACGACCACGCCCTCGCGGCGCCGGTCGTCCTCGCCGGCCTCGACGGGACCGAGGTGACGGCCGCCGAGGACGACGACCACGGCGGGCCCACCACCATTCGCGGCGCGGTGGAGCGCAACGTCACCTGGTTCGAGATCGGCGACGTCGAGGTGAAGGTCGGTACCGCCATCGATGGCCTCGCCGTGACCATGCTCTTCGTGGTGACCCTGATCTCGCTGCTGGTGCACGTGTTCTCCACGAACTACATGCACGGCGACCCCCGCTTCACCTTCTACTTCGCCGGTCTCTCCCTGTTCACCACCGGGATGCTCCTGCTGGTCGTCTCCAGCAGCATGCTGCAGCTGCTGTTCGGTTGGGAGCTGATGGGCCTGTGCAGCTTCATGCTGATCGGGCACTGGTGGGAGGAGAAGGACAACTCCAACGCTGCCCTCAAGGCGTTCCTGACCACGCGCACCGGCGACATCGGGCTGCTGGTCGGCATCTCGATCCTGTTCTTCGCCGCCGGCCTGACGTTCGACATCGCCAGCATCAACGCCGCCGCCCTCGGCGGTGAGATCGCCGAGACGGCGCTGCTCGTGGCGGCGGTCGCCCTGTTCGTCGCCGCCATCGGCAAGTCTGCCCAGTTCCCGCTGCACACCTGGCTCCCCGACGCCATGGCCGGACCCACGCCGGTGTCGGCGCTGATCCACGCCGCCACCATGGTCGTGGCCGGGGTGTACCTCGTGGCCCGCCTCTACGGCGTCTTCTGGCAGGCGTTCGACATCGGCGGCGGCGGGGTCAACCCAATCGCGGTGATCGGTGGCATCACCATCCTCATCGCCGCCGCCTTGGCGTTCGTGCAGACCGACATCAAGAAGGTGCTCGCCTACTCCACCGTCAGCCAGCTGGGCTTCATGGTGCTGGCCCTCGGCGTCGGCGCCTGGACCGCAGCCATCTTCCACCTCTTCACCCACGCCTTCTTCAAGGGCCTCCTCTTCCTCGGCGCCGGGTCGGTCAGCCATGCCGTGCACAGCTTCGACATGCGGGAGATGGGTGGTCTCCGCAAGCACATGCCGACCACCTACGTCACCTTCATGATCGGCTCGCTCGCCCTCGCCGGCCTCCCGCCGCTGGCAGGGTTCTGGTCGAAGGATGAGATCCTGCTCGGCGCCTCGGACAACGGCTACGGCGTCTTCATGATCGTCGGCCTCGTCGGTGCGTTCATGACGGCGGCCTACATGACTCGTGCGGTCTACCTCACGTTCTTCGGTGAGTTCCGGGGCCACGGCCACCCCCACGAGTCCCCGAAGGTCATCACCGTCCCGCTGATCGTCCTGGCGGTGCTCTCGGTCGGTGCCGGGCTCCTCAACGCCCCGCCGCTCGGCATCCAGGCGTTCTTCTACGCCACCCGCAACGAGGTGTTCGTCCTCGCCGGGGTCAACCACCCCGAGTTCTCGGTGCCGATCGCCTTCAACTCGATCGTCGTCGCCGTGGTCGGCATCGCCGTCGCCGCCGTCCTCTACTTCGGGGGCCGTCTCCCGCAGGGCGTCACCGCACGCAACCGGGCGGCTGCCGTCGGCTACCGCTTCCTCGAGAACAAGTACTACCTCGACCACCTCTACACCGGCGTCGTCGTCGGCTCCGTCAAGGGCTCGATCGCCCGGGCCGCCAACTGGTTCAACCAGCGGGTGCTCGACGGGATCGTCAACGGCGTCGCCAACGGCTCCGTCACCTCCGGCCGCTGGATCTACAAGCGGATCGACCAGGGGGTGGTCGACGGCGCCGTCAACGGCGCCGGCATCGGTGCCGGCCGTGCCGGCGGTGGCCTCCGGGCCATCCAGAACGGCAAGGTGCAGAGCTACGCGGCGCTCCTCTTCGCAGGCGCCGCCGCCTTTGCCTTCGTCCTCGTCCTCTTCGTCCAGTAG